One Aspergillus oryzae RIB40 DNA, chromosome 2 genomic window carries:
- a CDS encoding DUF5427 domain-containing protein MTC1 (predicted protein) yields MPPKSAKPTSDELLAQFDDLGVDSTADQPTSKPATTATTAQTEDDILAELDNLASQRPSSGPGTPRLSTNEPRPAIKSPKPAATTPSTGRSSEDKPAPRKSTESARVSFAVNKDTDVQPSKTEKPAAKEPASSGGGGGWWGGLFATATATASAAMKQAEAAVKEIQQNEEAQKWAQQVKGNVGALKDFGGELRSMAIPTFTNLIHTLAPPISSHERLQIHVTHDISGYPAIDPLVYAVFARVMSQVEGGDLLVIQRGQESAPKRGLDITGSQSTPGWRDGPWWRTVLPGTPRSISAVRGSVEASKLARASAESYATEFFSAKGGVEEAAKQASQVLSESNPVRSSDIFLAIQAISQSSSTEQFQAGPTTDQTPPGVVDVPSATEEEVTFALYLHDPIHGIAFHTISQAVPQKWIDWLDAAVPATEDTTADDMWHRAPVPEDIAEIIESGGVDPREWAAEWIEEALTLAIGVVAQRYVARRMGVGEAGAGKGKMRAEQASVVESGAGEVARAL; encoded by the exons ATGCCTCCGAAGTCCGCGAAACCAACCAGCGATGAGCTTCTCGCTCAATTTGACGACCTAGGGGTCGACTCGACCGCGGACCAGCCTACCTCCAAGCCAGCTACAACAGCTACCACGGCGCAAACTGAAGACGATATTCTTGCCGAACTTGATAACCTAGCCTCCCAGCGTCCTAGCAGTGGACCCGGTACCCCACGTCTATCGACAAATGAGCCCAGGCCGGCCATCAAATCCCCTAAACCTGCTGCAACTACCCCCTCAACTGGGCGTTCTAGTGAGGACAAACCCGCGCCCCGTAAGTCCACGGAGAGTGCCCGGGTTTCATTTGCAGTAAACAAAGATACGGATGTACAGCCATCCAAGACCGAGAAACCAGCAGCCAAAGAGCCCGCCTCaagcggtggtggtggtggatggtggGGAGGCCTTTTCGCAACTGCGACTGCGACCGCCAGTGCTGCAATGAAGCAGGCCGAGGCGGCCGTGAAGGAAATTCAACAGAATGAAGAAGCACAGAAATGGGCTCAGCAGGTGAAAGGAAATGTCGGTGCACTGAAAGACTTCG GTGGTGAGCTTCGAAGCATGGCAATCCCTACGTTTACCAATCTTATCCACACTCTTGCGCCCCCGATCTCGTCCCATGAACGCCTTCAAATCCACGTCACTCACGACATCTCGGGTTACCCGGCCATTGATCCACTTGTTTACGCTGTCTTCGCTCGCGTGATGTCCCAGGTAGAAGGTGGGGATCTTCTTGTGATTCAACGGGGTCAAGAATCTGCGCCAAAACGGGGGTTAGATATAACAGGTAGTCAGTCTACCCCTGGCTGGCGCGATGGCCCGTGGTGGCGCACAGTGCTGCCTGGAACCCCTCGCAGTATCTCGGCTGTGCGTGGCTCTGTTGAGGCCAGCAAGCTCGCTCGTGCAAGCGCAGAGTCTTACGCTACCGAGTTCTTCTCTGCAAAGggtggagttgaagaagctgcgAAACAAGCTAGCCAGGTTCTCAGCGAATCCAACCCCGTCCGGAGCAGTGATATTTTCCTTGCCATCCAGGCTATCAGccaatcctcctccaccgaGCAGTTCCAGGCTGGCCCAACCACCGACCAGACCCCGCCGGGCGTGGTTGATGTCCCCAGCGCtacagaagaggaagtgaCCTTCGCTCTCTACCTCCATGACCCCATTCACGGCATCGCCTTCCACACCATCTCCCAGGCTGTCCCACAGAAATGGATCGACTGGCTTGATGCAGCTGTCCCAGCCACTGAAGACACTACAGCCGATGACATGTGGCACCGAGCCCCTGTTCCGGAAGACATTGCTGAGATCATTGAAAGTGGCGGCGTCGACCCTCGTGAATGGGCTGCTGAATGGATCGAAGAAGCGCTCACTTTAGCTATCGGTGTTGTGGCGCAACGCTATGTCGCTCGGAGAATGGGTGTTGGTGAGGCGGGAGCTGGAAAGGGCAAGATGCGTGCTGAGCAGGCTTCAGTCGTGGAAAGCGGTGCAGGAGAGGTGGCGCGGGCGCTCTAG
- a CDS encoding 5'/3'-nucleotidase SurE (predicted acid phosphatase), producing the protein MQDSNIFTVTTLETTFPDTETQPEWVVIRNGTPASCVQLGLFNLFQDRPPVDLVISGPNHGRNASTVYNLSSGTVGGALEAATCSKRAIAISFGSKDPQPDEIIRAAARHAVKVVNYLYEHWHADVELYNLNVPMREDVESRPVRWTEALPYYWPRGCMYGEVTADKKVNGHTEPAVNGTSGSHFKEIDFTWAAELSEMKKTLQSSREGTDAHTVLNGDTSVTALRANFWHVPDLEGPINLDD; encoded by the exons ATGCAGGA CtccaacatcttcaccgtGACCACTTTGGAGACTACTTTCCCCG ACACCGAGACCCAGCCCGAATGGGTGGTCATCCGAAACGGCACCCCGGCCAGCTGCGTCCAATTGGGCCTgttcaacctcttccaggaTCGTCCCCCCGTCGATCTAGTCATCTCCGGCCCGAACCATGGTCGCAATGCCTCAACCGTATACAATCTCTCGTCTGGAACGGTCGGTGGCGCCCTCGAGGCGGCCACCTGCAGCAAGCGcgccatcgccatctccTTCGGAAGTAAAGATCCCCAGCCGGATGAGATTATCCGCGCAGCGGCGAGACATGCCGTGAAGGTTGTCAATTACCTGTACGAGCATTGGCATGCGGATGTTGAGCTATATAATCTGAACGTGCCGATGCGGGAGGACGTGGAGAGCAGACCTGTGCGCTGGACGGAGGCCTTGCCCTACTACTGGCCGCGGGGTTGTATGTATGGAGAAGTGACCGCGGACAAGAAGGTGAATGGACACACTGAGCCCGCCGTCAACGGGACGAGCGGGTCACATTTCAAGGAGATTGATTTTACCTGGGCTGCGGAGTTatcggagatgaagaagacacTACAGTCGAGTCGGGAGGGGACGGATGCGCATACGGTGTTGAATGGTGATACAAG TGTTACGGCTCTTCGTGCCAATTTCTGGCATGTCCCTGATCTGGAGGGGCCGATTAATCTTGATGATTGA
- a CDS encoding uncharacterized protein (predicted protein), translating into MTSPASLSTIPQGPGFFKEEKPGQDGFQYKSESSSVSGDFSTGVYECSYSATSDDAPAFAERQLDEEDPWKGVQKDEPEMAQPLQSATAFMVSETPSESFFVSVPSRSRASSSAAQRSTARPQALALQSVATVRKRKQRGSNHSLDLGQPKPLQIVQEDGQGGSIASADFVSPPRGARRKGPLSMVGRANAGLRRKNKDTCVQCRLNKRKCDGNAPCDACRPTLHEQPCARACFANIVEYGTCNYVSQRAVNHPTLDRTGRVRMDIPVEFDLNDLISFLGERQGRFNIRASQAWGSLYVLDLGETYKFLRSLSDYNGNSRSNFLEFIDRRIVESKDKSKNWLTCVKDCDPVNNFYTLLSRWNNMPSRASYSFVPLHPGAQERPMDIHNTEDRREILLAAQLSRIVCRMLEVEGFRKLERDFYNIKWKQISQETHLRFLNELGNILLTLRWRVSWWKRLGDGGQEPDPSKQHYVDRVDLLCRILYVYYTCVLAKLPSWCAADVPKGVWSTYADTDNAVWDDFPVDPTDEGFQRWIDRGKELVEQAGAPNGTSKIAH; encoded by the exons ATGACTTCGCCCGCCTCACTGTCAACTATTCCGCAGGGCCCAGGATttttcaaagaagaaaaaccgGGACAGGATGGTTTTCAGTATAAGTCGGAGAGTTCGTCGGTGTCTGGTGACTTCTCTACTGGTGTATATGAATGCTCCTATTCTGCGACGAGCGATGATGCCCCGGCATTTGCTGAGCGACagctggacgaagaagatccttgGAAGGGCGTCCAGAAGGATGAGCCTGAGATGGCGCAGCCCCTTCAGAGCGCGACGGCTTTTATGGTGAGCGAGACGCCGTCAGagtcattctttgtttcggTCCCGTCACGATCTCGggcatcatcgtcggcaGCACAACGGTCGACCGCTCGACCACAGGCGCTCGCACTGCAGTCGGTTGCAACGGTTCGGAAACGTAAACAGCGCGGCTCGAACCATTCTTTGGATCTCGGCCAGCCCAAGCCTCTGCAAATTGTACAAGAGGATGGTCAGGGCGGATCCATCGCTTCAGCGGACTTCGTATCCCCGCCACGCGGGGCGCGACGTAAAGGACCTCTGAGTATGGTCGGTCGGGCAAACGCTGGATTgcgaaggaagaacaaggacaccTGCGTGCAGTGTCGTCTGAACAAGCGAAAG TGTGACGGAAACGCTCCATGCGATGCTTGTCGTCCTACGCTCCACGAGCAACCATGTGCACGGGCGTGCTTTGCAAACATTGTGGAGTATGGAACATGCAACTATGTCT CTCAACGAGCCGTCAACCATCCTACATTGGATAGGACAGGCCGTGTCCGGATGGATATTCCGGTAGAGTTCGACTTGAACGATCTCATATCTTTCCTCGGTGAACGGCAAGGACGATTCAACATCCGTGCCAGCCAAGCCTGGGGTTCTCTATATGTTCTTGACCTGGGAGAAACTTACAAATTCCTGAGGAGCTTGAGCGATTATAATGGCAACTCTCGGTCGAACTTCCTCGAGTTCATCGACCGACGGATAGTCGAATCGAAAGATAAGTCGAAGAACTGGCTGACCTGTGTCAAAGACTGTGACCCAGTGAACAATTTCTAT ACCTTACTCTCGCGTTGGAACAACATGCCCAGTCGTGCGAGCTATAGTTTTGTTCCTCTCCACCCAGGAGCCCAAGAAAGGCCAATGGATATCCATAATACGGAAGATCGACGCGAGATTCTCCTAGCGGCGCAGCTCTCCCGGATTGTGTGCCGGATGCTGGAGGTTGAAGGATTCCGAAAGTTGGAACGAGACTTCTACAACATCAAATGGAAGCAGATCTCTCAGGAGACGCACTTGCGTTTCCTAAACGAGCTAGGGAATATTCTCCTCACACTTCGCTGGCGAGTTTCCTGGTGGAAGCGCCTTGGAGACGGTGGCCAAGAGCCCGACCCAAGCAAGCAGCACTATGTGGATCGGGTCGACCTGCTCTGTAGGATCCTTTATGTTTATTACACCTGCGTGTTGGCTAAGCTACCTTCCTGGTGCGCTGCCGATGTTCCCAAGGGGGTGTGGTCTACATACGCCGATACCGATAATGCGGTCTGGGATGACTTCCCAGTAGATCCTACCGATGAAGGTTTCCAGCGATGGATCGATAGGGGCAAGGAGCTGGTCGAACAGGCTGGTGCCCCGAATGGTACCTCCAAAATCGCACACTAG
- a CDS encoding GPI anchored serine-threonine rich protein (predicted protein): MRFSIFGALTALAALATAHTDPDYSQGPTGNPIYTPGLNEAVPVGKPYAITWGPTTEGTVSLVLLRGESTNMQTLETIAEQIPNNGKFEWTPSTSLEADVTHYGLLLVVEGTGQYQYSTQFGISNPNGASSSSSAAPEVPTSTAANPGASSSATSYVTYEITTTICPETETAPATAAPTASTSAPVIPPPAQSHSWGTGGVSVPVVSPTNTPYLPTTLRSSSAPSGTASSTTPGVPLFTSGADRNAISFGAAAAGVLAVLAF; encoded by the coding sequence atgcGTTTCTCCATCTTCGGTGCTCTCACTGCCCTCGCGGCTCTGGCTACTGCCCACACCGACCCTGACTACAGCCAGGGTCCTACTGGCAACCCCATCTACACTCCCGGTCTGAACGAGGCCGTGCCCGTTGGCAAGCCCTACGCCATCACCTGGGGTCCTACCACCGAGGGCACCGTCTCTCTGGTCCTTCTCCGTGGCGAGAGCACGAACATGCAGACTCTCGAGACTATTGCCGAGCAGATCCCCAACAACGGCAAGTTCGAATGGACTCCCAGCACCAGCCTTGAGGCCGATGTCACCCACTACGGTCTCCTCCTGGTCGTCGAGGGAACTGGCCAGTACCAGTACTCCACCCAGTTCGGTATCTCCAACCCTAAcggcgcttcttcttcttcctctgctgcTCCTGAGGTTCCCACCTCGACCGCTGCCAACCCCGgtgcttcttcttccgccacCTCTTACGTGACTTACGAGATCACCACTACTATCTGCCCCGAGACTGAGACCGCTCCCGCTACTGCCGCTCCTACCGCTTCCACCAGCGCTCCTGTCATCCCTCCTCCTGCTCAGTCTCACTCCTGGGGCACTGGCGGTGTTAGCGTCCCTGTCGTCTCTCCTACCAACACCCCCTACCTCCCCACCACCCTGCGCAGCTCCTCTGCTCCCTCTGGCActgcctccagcaccacccCTGGTGTTCCTCTGTTCACCAGCGGTGCTGACCGCAACGCCATCAGCTTCGGTGCTGCCGCCGCTGGTGTTCTTGCTGTCCTCGCTTTCTAA
- a CDS encoding aldehyde dehydrogenase (NAD-dependent aldehyde dehydrogenases): MSANGTDSKGVIPLIINNESLVTETVFDVHNPATGEVIDRCASASVDDVNRAVEAAKAAFPAWSKTKPYDRRDILMRAADIMLSRREELIKYQMEETGAGRMFVEKTFELGAGFIKDFAARIPSIEGSVPSVSEEGECAMVFKEPYGVVLGIAPWNAPYILGTRAIALPLAAGNTAILKGSELSPKCFWAIGDIFREAGLPAGCLNVVYHRPSDAAPVTTALIAHPAVRKISFTGSTQVGSIIASTAGKYVKPVVLELGGKASAIVLDDANLERAAMCCSLGAFMHSGQICMSTERIIVQQSVADRFRTMLADASEKVFGKHTPAPVLVASPAVKKNKQLVSDALSKGAELVYGERNDSEASGNSLRPVIVGNVTKDMDLYSAESFGPTVSLMVVDTEEDAVALANDTEYGLTSAVFTDNLFRGLRVAKQIESGAVHINSLTVHDEPVLPHGGWKSSGYGRFGGPAAYDEWLQTKTVTWVQ, from the exons atGTCTGCAAACGGTACGGACAGCAAAGGGGTAATCCCGCTCATCATTAACAATGAATCGCTCGTGACGGAAACTGTCTTCGATGTGCATAACCCCGCGACGGGTGAAGTCATTGACCGCTGTGCCAGTGCGTCCGTTGACGATGTCAACCGTGCGGTGGAGGCGGCGAAGGCAGCCTTCCCCGCGTGGAGCAAGACAAAGCCGTACGATCGCAGGGATATCCTGATGAGGGCGGCAGACATTATGCTTTCCCGAAGGGAGGAGTTGATCAAGTATCAAATGGAGGAGACAGGCGCGGGCAGAATGTTCGTGGAGAAGACATTCGAGCTGGGTGCGGGATTCATCAAGGATTTCGCCGCACGGATTCCGTCCATCGAGGGTTCAGTCCCATCGGTGTCCGAAGAGGGAGAGTGTGCGATGGTCTTTAAAGAGCCTTATGGTGTGGTCTTGGGAATTGCACCATG GAATGCTCCCTATATACTTGGGACCCGCGCCATCGCTCTTCCCCTTGCCGCAGGCAATACAGCAATTTTAAAGGGCTCTGAACTGTCCCCCAAGTGTTTCTGGGCTATTGGCGATATCTTCCGGGAAGCTGGTCTTCCCGCAGGGTGTCTCAATGTGGTTTACCACCGACCCTCTGATGCAGCGCCTGTTACCACTGCTCTTATTGCCCATCCAGCCGTTCGCAAAATCAGCTTTACCGGCAGCACTCAAGTAGGATCAATCATTGCATCAACCGCCGGCAAATATGTGAAGCCCGTTGTCCTCGAACTGGGCGGCAAGGCGTCAGCTATTGTATTAGATGATGCCAACCTGGAGAGGGCCGCCATGTGTTGCAGTCTTGGAGCATTCATGCAT TCCGGTCAAATCTGCATGTCCACCGAGCGCATCATCGTGCAGCAATCCGTCGCAGACCGATTCCGCACCATGCTGGCAGATGCATCCGAGAAAGTATTCGGGAAACACACACCGGCACCAGTTCTTGTAGCATCCCCTGCAGTCAAGAAAAATAAGCAGTTGGTGTCCGATGCGCTTTCGAAGGGTGCCGAGCTTGTTTATGGAGAACGCAATGACTCTGAGGCGTCCGGCAATAGCCTGCGGCCTGTGATCGTGGGCAATGTCACCAAGGACATGGACCTCTATTCTGCAGAATCATTCGGCCCTACCGTTTCCCTGATGGTCGTCGACACTGAAGAAGACGCCGTGGCGCTGGCTAATGACACCGAATACGGCCTCACATCTGCAGTTTTCACAGACAATCTCTTCCGGGGACTACGGGTAGCCAAGCAGATTGAATCTGG GGCTGTCCACATCAACTCCCTTACCGTGCACGACGAACCGGTCTTGCCACACGGTGGATGGAAAAGCAGCGGGTATGGCCGGTTCGGAGGACCCGCCGCGTACGATGAATGGTTGCAAACCAAGACAGTTACCTGGGTGCAGTAG
- a CDS encoding protoglobin family protein (predicted protein) — protein sequence MEGLYFDSSRPIKHVDRKAIYTRLEARINYLQDFLDFNSADVEALTTGSKYIKALIPAVVNIVYKKLLEQDITARAFHTRDTSDERPIEEFYNEESPQIMRRKMFLRWYLTKLCSDPTQTDFWRYLNKVGMMHAAQERMHPLNIEYIHMGACLGFIQDIFTEALMSHPRLQLQRKVALVRAIGKIIWIQNDLIAKWRIRDGEEYAEEMSQMTLDEREGFLGDKKILGDSSSTSASSSDDDRSSVHSNPSIAPSIAPSTISACPFADMVMSNSAASTSET from the exons ATGGAAGGACTATACTTCGACTCCAGTCGACCTATAAAGCATGTCGACAGAAAGGCAATCTACACCCGCCTCGAAGCCCGCATCAACTATCTCCAGGACTTCCTGGACTTCAATTCCG CTGACGTCGAAGCCCTGACAACCGGCTCCAAGTACATCAAAGCTCTCATCCCCGCCGTCGTCAACATCGTCTACAAGAAGCTCCTGGAACAGGATATCACGGCCCGGGCCTTCCACACACGGGATACTAGCGACGAGAGACCGATCGAGGAGTTCTACAATGAGGAGAGTCCGCAGATCATGCGCCGGAAGATGTTCCTCCGGTGGTACTTGACCAAGCTCTGCTCGGATCCCACGCAGACGGACTTCTGGCGGTATCTGAATAAAGTGGG TATGATGCACGCCGCACAGGAACGCATGCACCCCCTCAACATCGAATACATTCACATGGGCGCCTGCCTGGGCTTCATCCAAGACATTTTCACCGAAGCGCTGATGTCACACCCGcgtctgcagctgcagcgcaAGGTGGCCCTGGTCCGCGCCATCGGCAAAATCATCTGGATCCAGAACGACCTCATCGCCAAATGGCGGATCCGCGACGGCGAAGAATACGCCGAAGAGATGTCGCAAATGACCCTGGACGAGCGAGAGGGATTCCTCGGCGACAAGAAGATCCTGGgcgacagcagcagcacaTCCGCCAGCTCGAGCGACGATGATCGCTCCAGTGTGCACAGCAACCCCAGTATAGCACCCAGCATTGCGCCCTCCACGATCTCGGCGTGTCCCTTCGCGGATATGGTCATGAGCAATTCGGCGGCGTCGACGTCGGAGACTTAG
- a CDS encoding LysM peptidoglycan-binding domain-containing protein (predicted protein), whose amino-acid sequence MAPFQLTLSLLLAVITASANAVSTTWEAHPSHPTLPGTAPNCNKWYTAKKDDDCSTVQRDYGISADDFFRWNPSVSKDCKKNFWVDTSYCVGVGPAITTETPTPTVPTADGSSTTTTSIQTTKTTPIISTPGDNGTSTGKATYTFNHPTTTWTPPPPPSETAWPPTKTQPGQPTSCTKWHEVMIGDTCDIITSLYSSWMSKEDLLEWNPGLQEDCDAPLVGYYLCVMVRPAGYSITYPTGSTPVVIPDPTPYTSPPPVCPNTTDIELPPSPTQSGMPSKCQVYYHATALSRETPAPRSYHNITCRRSFFMNGIRLLVQTARAYCLTTITVSFPVGSCPCHSPSPQPRLPFKPGSPATARLGGGGIRPRRAPILYSLLVHSRRRTSRRGILLWARNVQGLS is encoded by the exons ATGGCACCCTTTCAGCtgactctttctctcctcctcgccgTGATAACAGCTTCTGCCAATGCTGTGAGCACCACCTGGGAAGCTCATCCTTCTCACCCAACCTTGCCAGGAACCGCTCCCAACTGCAACAAATGGTACACTGCGAAGAAGGACGACGACTGTTCCACTGTGCAGCGTGATTATGGCATTTCCGCCGATGACTTCTTTCGTTGGAATCCCTCGGTTTCTAAGGACTGTAAAAAGAATTTTTGGGTAGATACATCGTACTGCGTTGGAGTCGGGCCAGCTATCACCACCGAGACACCGACTCCAACGGTCCCAACCGCAGATGGCAGCTCCACGACGACTACGTCTATACAGACCACAAAGACTACGCCTATCATCTCTACCCCAGGCGACAATGGGACCTCAACAGGCAAGGCCACCTACACGTTTAATCATCCCACTACCACCTGgactccgcctccgcctccgtcAGAGACAGCATGGCCCCCTACCAAAACCCAGCCAGGCCAGCCCACATCGTGCACCAAATGGCATGAGGTCATGATCGGTGATACTTGTGACATCATTACAAGCCTCTACAGCTCGTGGATGTCGAAGGAAGATCT ACTGGAGTGGAATCCGGGCCTCCAGGAAGATTGCGACGCCCCTCTCGTGGGTTATTATTTATGTGTCATGGTCAGGCCGGCTGGCTACAGCATCACCTATCCAACTGGTTCAACCCCGGTGGTCATTCCGGACCCTACGCCTTACACGTCGCCGCCTCCAGTTTGCCCTAATACCACTGACATTGAGCTCCCACCTTCGCCAACACAGTCAGGGATGCCCAGCAAATGTCAAGTATACTATCATGCTACCGCT CTATCCAGGGAGACTCCTGCTCCAAGATCTTATCACAATATAACATGCCGGAGAAGCTTCTTCATGAATGGAATCCGGCTCTTGGTCCAGACTGCAAGGGCCTACTGCCTAACTACTATTACTGTCTCCTTCCCAGTGGGTTCGTGCCCATGCCACTCACCGTCACCACAACCCCGGCTCCCATTCAAACCGGGATCACCAGCAACTGCAAGGCTTGGTGGCGGAGGAATCAGACCGAGACGTGCTCCGATATTGTACTCTCTTTTGGTACATTCTCGGAGGAGGACTTCAAGGCGTGGAATCCTGCTGTGGGCCAGAAATGTACAGGGCTTATCGTAA
- a CDS encoding uncharacterized protein (predicted protein), which yields MTHNYSLRWLSMGIMATGFVLNLLFLLSLFFASLSNAGHSAWEAGATTVTSEWIHMDPSPEYRTWEDQTIRYAFNSPETKENVEYDVKAAWSLWLAAGLPETYRFVETTKAWCDATPDNCLLIIQDDDPPSLFTSLGRSRIEPWDRIAMYLNFEGQDEEYIRALMITHEIGHAWGLIHEHQNPLLWQFAYRETRTDSLVQFYCANVQGYDEVARQFSDDTLELWSENGPCRNQDRAIDLDFLAADILPWAARKQQPHRLWPLDSDVDWESIMIYASHTFGRKDEHDVPKLTLVRTHELQEIPEPLIPTQLDVKGLQHIYHPVYGKFREVFHNDPDSPWYGLFKEKITSCLIRS from the exons ATGACCCATAACTATTCCTTGCGTTGG CTCTCTATGGGAATCATGGCTACTGGATTCGTCTTGAATCTCCTGTTTCTTCTATCGTTGTTCTTTGCATCTCTTAGCAACGCCGGTCACTCAGCCTGGGAGGCAGGCGCTACAACTGTCACATCTGAATGGATACACATGGATCCGTCTCCGGAATACCGCACCTGGGAAGATCAGACCATCCGCTATGCCTTCAACAGCCCTGAAACGAAAGAGAACGTGGAATATGATGTAAAGGCCGCATGGTCACTCTGGCTCGCTGCAGGCTTGCCAGAGACCTACAGATTCGTCGAGACTACAAAGGCATGGTGCGACGCAACGCCAGACAATTGTTTGTTGATAATTCAAGATGATGACCCACCTTCACTCTTCACTAGTCTTGGAAGGAGCCGCATCGAGCCCTGGGATAGGATCGCCATGTACTTAAACTTCGAAGGacaggatgaagaatatATCAGAGCCCTCATGATTACCCACGAGATCGGGCATGCCTGGGGTCTCATACATGAACATCAGAATCCCTTGTTGTGGCAGTTCGCCTATCGGGAGACCAGAACTGATTCACTCGTCCAGTTCTATTGCGCGAATGTCCAGGGTTATGATGAGGTAGCGCGTCAATTCAGTGATGATACTTTGGAACTCTGGAGCGAGAACGGCCCCTGTCGCAATCAAGATCGGGCTATTGACCTCGATTTTCTTGCAGCCGACATACTTCCATGGGCGGCGCGAAAGCAACAGCCACATCGCTTGTGGCCTCTTGATTCTGACGTTGATTGGGAGTCTATAATGATTTACGCATCACACACTTTTGGACGAAAGGATGAGCATGACGTTCCGAAGCTTACTCTAGTACGGACTCACGAACTTCAGGAGATCCCAGAGCCACTAATCCCTACTCAACTGGACGTGAAGGGGTTGCAGCATATCTATCATCCCGTATATGGGAAGTTCCGGGAGGTGTTTCACAACGATCCAGATAGCCCGTGGTATGGCTTgttcaaagagaagatcacGAGCTGTTTAATTAGATCCTGA
- a CDS encoding glycoside hydrolase family 18 protein (predicted protein): MTDATAKRYKSLTSLKSRQNGLQVYIAIGGWDFNDPGPTRTTFSDLAGSQSAQDTFFESLVSFMLHNDLDGVDLDWEYPTADDRGGRPEDFANYVTLVKRLRERLDQLPRHFGLTITLVGFFFFFLLVSSA; this comes from the coding sequence ATGACAGATGCAACTGCGAAGCGCTACAAATCTCTCACATCGCTGAAGAGTCGTCAGAATGGTCTTCAGGTATATATTGCGATTGGAGGCTGGGACTTCAACGATCCGGGTCCCACGAGGACTACCTTCTCGGACCTTGCTGGCTCACAGTCTGCACAAGATACTTTCTTTGAGTCACTGGTCAGTTTCATGCTTCATAATGATCTCGACGGGGTTGATCTCGACTGGGAATATCCTACCGCAGACGATCGAGGCGGCAGACCAGAGGATTTTGCCAACTATGTCACTCTAGTGAAACGACTAAGGGAGCGGCTGGATCAATTGCCGCGGCACTTTGGGCTCACCATAACCTTGgtaggttttttttttttctttttgcttgtATCAAGTGCTTGA
- a CDS encoding uncharacterized protein (predicted protein) yields the protein MAYDIHGLWDAHGKEVGPHALAHTNLTEINMGLELFWRNNINPARVVMGLGFYGRSFTMADPNCMEPGCLFKEGEAPSGECTNVPGVISATEIHGIIKKGATVTFYKDAAVKVATWNTNQWVSWDDVETLKLKIDFANKRCLGGTMVWAVDLDDGTLVEALGNASGKKKQWTSDGIFKPMPCFGKNWPKGSNKTWIGKKEKPKKG from the exons ATGGCCTATGATATAC atGGACTTTGGGACGCACATGGCAAGGAGGTTGGACCGCATGCGTTGGCCCATACCAATCTGACAGAGATTAACATGGGCCTTGAACTTTTCTGGCGCAACAACATTAATCCCGCACGGGTTGTTATGGGACTAGGTTTCTACGGCCGTAGCTTCACCATGGCAGACCCTAATTGCATGGAACCTGGTTGCCTCTTCAAGGAGGGAGAGGCCCCCTCCGGAGAGTGTACCAATGTTCCGGGGGTTATTTCGGCAACAGAGATCCACGGAATAATCAAGAAGGGTGCTACTGTGACCTTCTATAAAGATGCCGCAGTGAAGGTTGCTACGTGGAATACCAACCAGTGGGTCAGCTGGGATGATGTCGAAACCTTGAAGCTCAAGATCGACTTCGCCAACAAGCGTTGTCTGGGAGGGACCATGGTTTGGGCAGTTGACCTGGATGATGGCACCCTTGTTGAAGCATTGGGGAATGCctcggggaagaagaaacaatgGACCAGCGATGGCATATTCAAACCAATGCCTTGTTTCGGTAAGAATTGGCCAAAGGGGTCCAACAAGACGTGGatcggcaagaaggaaaaaccGAAGAAGGGATAG